The following proteins come from a genomic window of Peptoniphilus equinus:
- a CDS encoding metal ABC transporter permease, with protein MELFSYGYMVRALIVGVVVALIVPLMGMVVVNKNLSMVGDALSHVSLAGIILGFLLGLNMTVGALLTCVVAALFMEFVRRKFPGYGELSTAIVMSTGIGLASVLSGFVTRNVNFESLLFGSIIAIPDDEFYLILVVGVVVGALFLLFYRSLCHVAFDETSARLAGINIGFFNVLFMVLVAVTIAVSARTVGVLIISSLMVIPVACAMRFKLGYGKTVALAALFGIIFTLTGLVLSFYFSLKPGGTIVLLGVSTLVVLLFIKGK; from the coding sequence ATGGAACTCTTTAGTTACGGTTACATGGTTCGCGCCCTTATCGTCGGCGTGGTGGTGGCCCTTATCGTACCTCTGATGGGGATGGTGGTTGTCAATAAAAATCTTTCCATGGTGGGCGATGCCTTGTCCCACGTGAGTCTTGCAGGTATTATCCTCGGATTTCTGTTGGGTCTTAACATGACCGTCGGAGCACTGTTGACCTGTGTGGTGGCGGCGCTTTTTATGGAGTTTGTCCGCAGAAAGTTTCCCGGCTATGGGGAGCTGTCCACGGCGATTGTCATGTCGACAGGCATTGGACTTGCCTCAGTGCTCTCCGGCTTTGTCACCCGAAATGTGAATTTTGAAAGCTTGCTTTTCGGATCCATCATTGCTATTCCCGACGATGAGTTTTATCTCATTCTTGTTGTCGGCGTGGTGGTCGGTGCGCTGTTTCTTCTCTTTTATCGGAGTTTGTGCCACGTGGCTTTCGATGAGACCTCGGCTCGCTTGGCAGGGATCAACATCGGATTTTTCAACGTGCTCTTTATGGTGCTTGTGGCGGTGACCATTGCGGTCTCGGCACGAACGGTGGGGGTCTTGATCATCTCATCGCTCATGGTCATTCCTGTGGCTTGTGCCATGCGCTTTAAACTGGGTTACGGAAAGACCGTTGCCCTGGCGGCGCTTTTCGGGATCATCTTTACACTCACAGGCCTAGTCCTCAGCTTTTACTTCAGTTTAAAACCGGGAGGTACCATCGTCCTCTTGGGAGTAAGTACACTCGTTGTGCTGTTGTTTATTAAAGGCAAATAA
- a CDS encoding metal ABC transporter ATP-binding protein gives MNIIELNHVQFGYNDNAIFDDVTFQIHKGEFAALVGENGAGKTTLIKLILGELKPKGGSIHLNIPLSDIGYVPQLAAANMDFPITVEELVGLQCKSRLFLSKKEKSRIESTLMSVGAEHLKKKRYGELSGGERQRVLIAKAMFQAPQLLVLDEPTTGIDAKAKEALYKLLDHLHSAHGITLLMITHELASVRSLLDTVYVVDEGKVRHGTL, from the coding sequence TTGAACATCATTGAATTAAATCATGTACAATTTGGCTATAATGACAATGCTATTTTTGACGATGTGACCTTTCAGATTCACAAAGGTGAGTTTGCGGCCCTCGTGGGAGAAAACGGGGCGGGCAAAACCACCCTTATTAAACTGATTCTTGGCGAGTTGAAGCCGAAGGGTGGCTCTATTCATTTGAACATTCCCCTCAGTGACATTGGTTATGTCCCTCAGCTCGCCGCGGCAAATATGGACTTTCCCATCACAGTGGAAGAGCTGGTGGGGCTTCAGTGCAAAAGTCGTCTTTTTCTCTCAAAGAAAGAGAAGTCTCGTATTGAAAGTACGTTGATGTCAGTCGGTGCCGAGCATTTGAAGAAAAAACGCTACGGGGAACTCTCCGGCGGCGAACGCCAACGGGTGCTTATCGCCAAGGCCATGTTTCAGGCGCCGCAGCTGCTGGTTCTTGACGAGCCGACGACGGGGATAGACGCTAAGGCTAAGGAGGCACTGTATAAGCTTCTTGACCATTTGCACAGTGCTCACGGCATTACTCTTTTAATGATCACCCATGAGCTCGCCAGTGTTCGGTCGCTCTTGGATACCGTGTATGTCGTCGACGAAGGGAAGGTGAGACATGGAACTCTTTAG
- a CDS encoding metal ABC transporter solute-binding protein, Zn/Mn family: MKKKLALLVILALVLVACGQKNQAGADAEPNDADKPVVYASVYPVYDLAKQIGGERIEVRSIIPNGQEPHGWEPDSGLIKDLSEADVLLYAGAGLESWIDKVMESVENDALVTQELAEGMNLLPNTHHHDHDGEAAEADHNHDAEATEANHNHNAEATEADHNHNAEVAEADHNHNAEVAEANHNHNAEATEAHEHDHDHGEFDPHFWLSPVRMKTAANNVAKALIAADPDGKADYEANLSATLEKLDTLNEKYQTELDGVTNKTIVVSHEAYGYLSDEYGLQQIGITGIEAETEPDAKTIKDLINGIKAENIKTIFTEDLIDTKVAETISSETGAELVVLNPLESLSDEEVQNGADYFSVMEDNLKKLVEALA, from the coding sequence ATGAAAAAGAAATTAGCACTATTAGTTATCTTGGCGCTTGTCCTTGTGGCATGCGGTCAAAAGAATCAGGCAGGGGCGGACGCAGAACCGAACGATGCAGATAAACCGGTCGTCTACGCATCCGTCTATCCGGTGTACGATTTGGCAAAACAAATTGGCGGTGAACGCATTGAGGTGAGATCAATTATTCCTAACGGTCAGGAACCTCACGGTTGGGAACCGGACTCCGGTTTGATTAAAGACTTATCTGAGGCTGATGTGCTCCTCTATGCAGGTGCCGGTTTGGAATCCTGGATTGACAAAGTGATGGAGAGCGTAGAAAATGATGCTTTGGTCACTCAAGAATTGGCCGAGGGTATGAATCTTCTTCCCAACACCCATCACCACGATCACGACGGCGAAGCCGCAGAAGCCGATCACAACCACGACGCTGAAGCAACAGAAGCTAATCACAACCACAACGCTGAAGCAACAGAAGCTGATCACAACCATAACGCTGAAGTAGCAGAGGCTGATCACAACCACAATGCTGAAGTAGCAGAAGCTAATCACAACCATAACGCTGAAGCGACTGAAGCTCATGAGCATGACCACGATCACGGTGAATTCGATCCGCACTTCTGGCTGTCACCGGTGCGCATGAAGACGGCAGCGAACAATGTTGCCAAGGCGCTCATCGCGGCTGACCCTGACGGGAAAGCGGACTATGAAGCTAACTTGAGTGCGACACTTGAAAAATTGGATACCCTGAACGAGAAGTATCAAACCGAGTTGGACGGCGTGACCAATAAAACAATTGTCGTCAGTCACGAGGCCTATGGGTATCTATCCGATGAGTATGGTTTGCAACAAATCGGCATCACCGGTATTGAAGCAGAGACCGAACCGGATGCCAAGACGATAAAAGACCTGATTAACGGTATTAAAGCTGAAAATATTAAAACAATATTCACGGAAGATCTCATCGACACCAAAGTCGCCGAAACCATTTCGAGCGAAACCGGTGCTGAACTTGTGGTCCTCAATCCGTTGGAAAGTCTCTCGGATGAGGAAGTTCAAAACGGTGCGGATTACTTCTCAGTGATGGAGGATAATTTGAAAAAACTGGTTGAGGCTCTTGCTTGA
- a CDS encoding Fur family transcriptional regulator: protein MENLLIEHGLKATKGRMEVLRALQTATVPQSAEDLIEHIDSKVVSASSVYRILSELEHAGVVNKTVRQNAIATYDLTHNHQHFILCSHCGKMIPTDHCPIESFEKEVARKTGFKVTGHMVELVGICPNCQQALADQSRSHLCT from the coding sequence ATGGAAAATTTACTCATTGAACACGGACTTAAAGCCACCAAAGGACGGATGGAAGTGCTCCGCGCCCTTCAAACGGCGACAGTCCCCCAAAGCGCAGAAGATCTCATTGAACATATTGACAGCAAGGTGGTTTCCGCCTCAAGCGTCTACCGTATTCTCTCCGAGCTGGAACACGCCGGGGTCGTGAATAAAACCGTGCGCCAAAACGCCATCGCCACCTATGACTTAACCCACAACCACCAACACTTTATTCTCTGTTCCCACTGCGGGAAGATGATCCCTACCGATCACTGCCCGATAGAATCCTTTGAGAAAGAGGTGGCCCGTAAGACAGGGTTTAAAGTTACCGGTCACATGGTGGAACTCGTGGGGATCTGTCCGAACTGCCAACAGGCACTGGCGGATCAATCCCGATCTCACCTGTGTACATGA
- a CDS encoding sensor histidine kinase codes for MNRLIYRYLRLVALFVFTATIFITGIVQYNNDKARTERELSTLISMVAQTFDHGVDRLVYLDNLANSRDNLHIRYLGAVSYDSKDQSGFTLKPGTLVTASGSWLSEEINVTKELRDSSMLSIGLVQDNFPGYLFHYIPAYVLIIAAVYLFTAFVSKKSTEAIMEPIYKYERSGNYDDLLSVPELTGFVNILSKATEMKRRELFNIKRELDTIISVLENMEEGLLILDSKRRIIMMNGKAMAMLETNRDTMNKSILYVTRREDLVFALEDCYNGNYSEGLFEIGDSYIKYYANPVAYDGDITGAILLLIDETERIRAEKIREEFSANVSHELKTPLTSIYGFAELMSSGLVPESDRQEMDRRILHESKRLLTLIDEIIMISRLESGTQVSTEDINLTDFAKRLEMNFTTYAMERQVSLHVAGSGHFKSNTTMLWELVANLIENAIKYNREGGTVDVSMTMDRQAVLVVRDTGIGIAEKDLDRIFERFYRVEKSRSKKRGGTGLGLSIVKHIVKTLNGKVAIQSKLGEGTTITVTLPIKENRGVK; via the coding sequence ATGAATCGACTGATCTATAGATATTTGAGACTGGTGGCGCTCTTTGTATTTACCGCCACGATTTTCATCACAGGTATCGTTCAGTATAACAACGACAAAGCACGCACCGAAAGGGAACTATCCACCTTAATCTCAATGGTCGCCCAGACTTTTGATCATGGGGTGGATAGACTTGTATATTTGGATAATTTGGCGAACTCCCGGGACAATCTCCACATTCGCTATCTGGGGGCAGTGAGCTACGACTCCAAAGACCAAAGCGGGTTCACGTTAAAACCGGGGACGCTTGTGACCGCCTCAGGAAGTTGGCTCAGCGAAGAGATCAATGTCACTAAGGAACTGAGAGACTCGTCGATGCTTTCCATCGGACTGGTACAGGACAATTTCCCGGGGTATCTGTTTCATTATATCCCGGCCTATGTACTCATCATTGCAGCTGTCTATCTCTTCACCGCCTTTGTGTCGAAAAAATCCACCGAAGCGATTATGGAGCCGATCTATAAGTATGAGCGCAGCGGCAATTATGACGACTTGTTATCCGTGCCGGAGCTCACGGGGTTTGTGAATATTCTCTCAAAAGCAACAGAAATGAAGCGCCGGGAGCTCTTTAACATTAAGCGGGAACTGGACACCATCATCAGCGTCTTGGAAAATATGGAAGAAGGCCTGCTCATTTTGGATTCCAAACGACGGATCATTATGATGAACGGCAAGGCCATGGCTATGCTTGAGACCAACAGAGACACCATGAATAAAAGTATTCTCTATGTCACCCGACGCGAGGATCTGGTCTTTGCTTTGGAAGATTGCTATAACGGCAACTATTCTGAAGGTCTTTTTGAAATTGGAGACAGTTATATTAAATACTATGCCAACCCGGTAGCCTATGACGGGGACATCACCGGCGCCATTTTACTGCTTATCGACGAAACGGAGCGAATACGGGCTGAGAAAATTCGCGAGGAATTTTCCGCCAATGTCTCCCATGAGCTGAAGACCCCGCTCACCAGCATCTACGGCTTTGCTGAACTCATGAGTTCAGGCCTTGTGCCGGAGTCGGATCGCCAAGAAATGGATAGGCGTATCTTACATGAGTCCAAGCGGTTGTTGACACTCATCGACGAAATCATCATGATTTCACGTTTAGAGTCCGGCACACAAGTGAGCACCGAAGATATTAACCTTACCGACTTTGCCAAGCGTCTTGAAATGAACTTCACCACTTATGCCATGGAGCGTCAGGTGAGTCTACACGTGGCAGGGTCCGGACATTTTAAATCCAACACCACCATGCTGTGGGAACTGGTGGCCAATCTCATTGAAAACGCCATTAAATACAATCGAGAAGGCGGGACGGTGGACGTGTCCATGACCATGGATCGCCAAGCTGTCCTCGTGGTTCGAGATACCGGTATCGGCATCGCGGAAAAAGATTTGGATCGTATTTTTGAGCGGTTTTACCGTGTGGAAAAATCACGTTCGAAGAAACGGGGCGGCACGGGCTTGGGTCTTTCCATTGTCAAACATATTGTGAAGACCTTAAACGGTAAAGTGGCCATTCAATCCAAGCTTGGAGAGGGGACTACGATTACCGTCACCTTGCCGATAAAAGAAAATCGCGGTGTGAAATAA
- a CDS encoding response regulator transcription factor gives MLIYIVEDDSSIQKLIEYALKSKNYQTKGFEKGKEFFKELAKDVPDMILLDIMLPDMDGVEILKMLKSAPHTASIPVMMLTARTSEYDIVSSLDLGADDYMTKPFSVLELLSRINALLRRNQRQLEEFLEFEGIHMDLLRRQVTMDGQPVNLTYKEFELLKYMMSNVDIVLSREMLLNSVWGYDYEGETRTVDMHIKLLREKLAEKRTFIHTVRGVGYKISAGDKNE, from the coding sequence ATGCTCATTTATATTGTTGAAGATGACAGTTCCATACAAAAGCTGATTGAATACGCGCTGAAAAGCAAAAATTATCAGACCAAGGGATTCGAAAAGGGCAAGGAATTTTTTAAAGAGCTTGCCAAAGACGTTCCGGACATGATCTTATTGGATATCATGCTTCCGGATATGGACGGCGTGGAAATTTTAAAAATGCTCAAGTCCGCACCGCACACCGCTTCGATTCCTGTGATGATGCTCACAGCCCGCACCTCGGAGTATGACATTGTCAGCAGTTTAGACCTTGGCGCCGACGACTATATGACCAAGCCTTTCTCCGTATTGGAACTTTTAAGCCGTATCAATGCGTTGCTGCGACGCAACCAACGACAGCTTGAAGAATTTTTGGAGTTTGAAGGCATTCACATGGATCTTTTGCGCCGTCAGGTGACCATGGACGGCCAGCCGGTCAACCTCACCTATAAAGAGTTTGAGTTGCTTAAGTACATGATGTCCAACGTGGACATCGTACTGAGCAGAGAAATGCTGTTAAACTCTGTGTGGGGTTATGACTATGAAGGCGAAACCCGAACGGTGGATATGCACATTAAACTCCTCCGAGAAAAATTGGCGGAGAAGCGGACCTTTATCCATACCGTTCGCGGCGTGGGTTATAAAATCAGTGCCGGAGACAAGAATGAATGA
- the phoU gene encoding phosphate signaling complex protein PhoU → MRKHFDEDLELLNEEMLQMSMVAEQAIQKAVQLVFQSGNITYEEIRRLEKTSDQLETKIQDHCLRLLLEQQPVASDLRWISATLKMITDLERIGDQANDIAEISKNFVPEDIAPVVDIKDMAEATVAMVHKAINAYVKRDFELAKSVALDDDTIDNFFVAIRDELVHAIKSEELKAERIIDLIMITKYLERIADHAVNISRWVVFAIEGFPTED, encoded by the coding sequence ATGAGAAAGCATTTTGATGAAGATTTGGAACTTCTCAATGAAGAGATGCTTCAGATGAGCATGGTGGCGGAGCAGGCGATTCAAAAGGCTGTACAATTGGTATTCCAATCCGGCAATATCACCTATGAGGAAATTCGTCGGTTGGAAAAAACTTCGGATCAGTTGGAGACTAAAATTCAAGACCACTGCTTACGCCTTTTGTTGGAACAACAGCCGGTGGCTTCAGATTTGCGCTGGATTTCCGCAACGCTGAAGATGATTACCGACTTGGAACGCATTGGCGATCAGGCCAATGACATTGCGGAGATTTCAAAGAACTTCGTACCGGAAGACATTGCACCGGTCGTTGACATTAAAGATATGGCGGAAGCGACAGTGGCCATGGTCCACAAAGCCATTAACGCTTACGTTAAAAGGGATTTTGAACTCGCAAAATCCGTGGCATTGGATGATGATACCATTGACAACTTTTTTGTTGCCATTCGTGATGAGCTGGTTCACGCGATTAAAAGCGAGGAGCTCAAAGCCGAACGCATTATTGATCTGATTATGATCACCAAATATTTGGAACGTATTGCAGATCACGCTGTCAATATATCACGTTGGGTCGTCTTTGCCATTGAAGGGTTCCCAACTGAGGACTAA
- the pstB gene encoding phosphate ABC transporter ATP-binding protein PstB, producing the protein MNSKFSIKDLDLYYGDFKALKGINMEILPNEITAFIGPSGCGKSTTIKCLNRMNDLVEGCRIEGSIHLDGHDIYDPAYNVNELRKRVGMVFQSPNPFPMSIYNNIVYGPKTHGITDKAVLDDIVERSLKQAAIWDEVKADLHKNALALSGGQQQRLCIARCLSVEPDVILMDEPTSALDPISTGKIEDLVLELKKDYTIVMVTHNMQQASRVSDKTAFFLTGEVIEYGDTYTIFSKPHDKRTEDYITGRFG; encoded by the coding sequence TTGAATTCTAAATTTAGTATTAAAGACTTAGACCTTTATTACGGTGACTTCAAAGCGTTAAAAGGTATCAACATGGAAATTCTTCCTAATGAAATCACAGCGTTTATCGGACCTTCCGGGTGTGGTAAGTCGACGACAATAAAGTGTCTTAATCGGATGAACGACCTGGTGGAAGGGTGTCGTATTGAGGGCTCGATCCATCTGGACGGGCACGATATTTATGACCCGGCTTATAATGTCAATGAGCTGAGAAAACGGGTGGGGATGGTATTCCAATCGCCGAATCCGTTTCCCATGTCGATCTACAACAATATTGTCTACGGTCCGAAAACCCACGGCATCACCGATAAGGCGGTGCTGGATGACATTGTGGAACGGTCGTTAAAACAGGCGGCTATTTGGGACGAGGTGAAGGCTGATCTTCATAAAAATGCGCTGGCTCTCTCCGGTGGACAACAACAACGCCTTTGCATTGCTCGGTGTCTGAGTGTGGAACCGGATGTCATTCTTATGGACGAACCCACATCAGCACTGGATCCTATCTCCACAGGGAAGATTGAGGATCTTGTTCTCGAGTTGAAAAAAGACTATACTATTGTTATGGTAACGCACAATATGCAGCAGGCATCACGTGTGTCGGATAAAACGGCGTTTTTCCTCACCGGAGAAGTCATTGAGTACGGTGACACCTACACCATTTTCTCCAAGCCTCATGACAAGCGCACAGAAGACTATATTACAGGAAGGTTCGGTTGA
- the pstA gene encoding phosphate ABC transporter permease PstA → MSTKLLILLVLFAILVGSAIFCKVRGQLNFYRYATTLSVVITFGSLLLIICYVILQGIPHFKPDLFAWEYTTDNVSMLPSIITTFIVVVLSILISAPIGIFTAIFLVEYAKSGSKIVEVIRLAAETLQGIPSIVYGLFGMMFFSDLLGLGYSIMSGVLTISIMILPLIIRATEEALKAVNDNIRHASFALGAGRLRTIFKIVLPVAMPGIIAGIVLATGRVVGETACLIFTLGTATKMPTGLGSSARTLALHVYMLSSEGLYVGQAYATACVLLVLVLVINFISNKIATKYMEVQS, encoded by the coding sequence ATGAGTACAAAACTGCTTATTCTATTGGTTTTATTCGCTATCCTTGTGGGGTCGGCCATCTTTTGTAAAGTGCGTGGTCAGCTGAATTTTTATCGTTATGCCACCACATTGTCGGTGGTCATCACCTTTGGAAGTCTGCTTCTTATTATCTGCTATGTCATTCTCCAAGGGATACCTCACTTTAAACCGGATCTCTTTGCATGGGAATACACCACGGATAATGTGTCCATGCTGCCGTCGATTATCACGACCTTTATTGTTGTGGTGCTGTCCATTCTTATTTCCGCCCCTATTGGTATTTTCACCGCCATCTTTTTGGTAGAATATGCGAAGAGCGGCTCAAAAATTGTAGAAGTCATTCGATTGGCGGCAGAAACACTCCAAGGGATTCCCTCCATCGTCTATGGTCTGTTCGGGATGATGTTTTTCAGTGATCTCTTAGGACTGGGTTACTCGATCATGTCCGGGGTGCTCACGATCTCGATCATGATTTTGCCGCTTATTATTCGCGCGACGGAAGAGGCGCTTAAGGCCGTCAACGACAATATTCGTCATGCGTCGTTTGCCCTGGGGGCAGGACGTCTTCGCACGATTTTTAAAATTGTACTGCCTGTGGCCATGCCGGGGATCATCGCGGGAATTGTCCTTGCAACTGGGCGTGTGGTTGGCGAGACGGCATGTCTTATCTTTACCCTCGGTACGGCAACGAAGATGCCGACCGGTCTTGGCTCATCCGCAAGGACGCTGGCTTTACACGTCTATATGCTCTCTTCCGAAGGACTCTACGTGGGACAAGCCTATGCCACAGCTTGTGTGCTTCTAGTGCTTGTGCTTGTCATTAATTTCATTTCCAACAAGATTGCAACCAAATATATGGAGGTTCAAAGTTGA
- the pstC gene encoding phosphate ABC transporter permease subunit PstC: MQSNKINAELKKSQEFKERIARYLFLLCALFSVFFIILISYFIFSGGIDVFRTVGLKDFLFGTDWSPMDTPPSFGIFSMIMGSIMVTLLASAMAVPVALFTSAFLACDCPAWLYRILKPGLNLMAGIPSIVYGFFALTFIVPKMRELFKGNGMSILTAAILLLIMILPTIIAISENAIRSVPNPYYQGSIALGATHERTVMHVVLPAARSGIFAGIILGIGRAIGETMAVILVAGNQTRLTFNIFKGIRTMTTNIVLEMGYAAGIHREALIATACVLFIFILIINITFWIFKKRSEKL; encoded by the coding sequence ATGCAAAGTAACAAAATCAATGCAGAATTGAAGAAGTCTCAAGAGTTTAAAGAGCGTATCGCAAGATACCTCTTTTTACTCTGTGCACTCTTTTCTGTTTTTTTCATTATACTCATTTCCTATTTTATATTCAGTGGCGGCATTGATGTCTTTCGTACCGTAGGCCTCAAGGACTTTCTTTTCGGTACGGATTGGTCTCCGATGGATACCCCGCCGTCTTTCGGCATTTTTTCCATGATTATGGGATCCATTATGGTGACACTCCTGGCATCGGCCATGGCTGTGCCGGTAGCGCTGTTCACTTCGGCATTCCTTGCCTGTGACTGTCCGGCCTGGCTCTATCGCATTTTAAAACCGGGGCTTAATCTCATGGCCGGGATTCCGTCCATTGTCTACGGTTTTTTCGCCTTGACTTTTATCGTACCGAAGATGCGAGAACTTTTTAAGGGCAACGGGATGAGTATTTTAACGGCAGCTATTTTGCTTCTCATTATGATTCTACCGACGATTATTGCCATTTCAGAGAATGCCATCCGTTCAGTACCCAACCCCTACTACCAAGGGTCTATCGCTCTGGGGGCGACACACGAACGCACAGTGATGCACGTGGTTTTGCCTGCTGCGCGCAGCGGTATTTTTGCGGGGATCATTCTCGGAATCGGTCGCGCGATTGGTGAGACGATGGCGGTGATTCTTGTCGCCGGGAACCAAACCCGTCTTACTTTTAATATCTTCAAAGGTATACGCACCATGACAACCAACATTGTCCTGGAGATGGGTTATGCGGCAGGGATTCACCGCGAAGCCTTAATTGCCACGGCCTGCGTACTGTTTATTTTCATTCTTATCATCAACATTACATTTTGGATTTTTAAGAAAAGGAGCGAAAAACTATGA
- a CDS encoding substrate-binding domain-containing protein gives MTINFKHITKKLTTGALVATMAFALTACGGNQAAEGNAQEGNAANTGNAATETAATAEGPINVISREEGSGTRSAFTEIVGLIEKDDAGNEKDMTSEEAAVQNSTDAVLTAVSNDVAGIGYISLGSLNDTVKALKVEGTEATAENIVAGTYPIARPFNIAYKGEPTPEVKDFLAFIASEEAGKIAEEEGYVPNPEAQPYEPADVSGSITIAGSTSVTPLMEKLVEAYKVHNPNFNADIQATGSSAGMKSAMDGTAQIGMASRELKEDEAAALNQEVICRDGIAVVINNDNATEDMTIDQIKNIFNGTTTDWAEVNAK, from the coding sequence ATGACAATCAACTTTAAACACATCACCAAAAAACTGACTACAGGTGCGTTAGTCGCAACAATGGCCTTTGCGCTTACCGCTTGTGGTGGCAACCAAGCTGCAGAAGGAAACGCCCAAGAAGGTAACGCAGCTAACACCGGCAACGCTGCTACTGAAACGGCCGCAACAGCTGAAGGTCCTATTAACGTAATCTCTCGTGAAGAAGGATCCGGAACACGTAGTGCGTTTACTGAAATCGTCGGATTGATCGAAAAGGACGATGCAGGTAATGAAAAAGACATGACCTCTGAAGAAGCAGCTGTTCAAAATTCTACAGATGCCGTACTCACCGCAGTATCTAACGACGTAGCAGGTATCGGTTATATTTCCCTCGGTTCTTTAAACGACACCGTTAAAGCACTTAAAGTTGAAGGCACTGAAGCAACTGCTGAAAATATCGTAGCAGGGACCTACCCAATTGCACGTCCTTTCAATATCGCTTACAAAGGGGAACCGACTCCGGAAGTAAAAGACTTCCTCGCTTTCATTGCATCTGAAGAAGCAGGCAAGATTGCTGAAGAAGAAGGTTATGTACCAAACCCTGAAGCACAACCTTATGAACCGGCTGACGTGTCTGGAAGCATTACTATTGCAGGCTCTACCTCAGTGACACCGCTGATGGAAAAATTGGTTGAAGCTTACAAAGTACACAATCCTAACTTCAATGCCGATATCCAAGCAACCGGTTCTTCTGCAGGTATGAAATCCGCTATGGACGGCACTGCACAAATCGGTATGGCTTCCCGTGAGCTCAAAGAAGACGAAGCTGCAGCTCTTAACCAAGAAGTTATCTGCCGCGACGGGATCGCTGTTGTTATCAACAACGACAATGCCACTGAAGATATGACGATCGATCAAATCAAGAACATTTTTAACGGAACAACTACTGATTGGGCTGAGGTCAATGCAAAGTAA
- a CDS encoding LysR family transcriptional regulator, which yields MTLQQLRYIIAVAHTGSIHTGAQQLFITQPTLSKSIMDLEKEMGITIFYRSNRGVALTDEGTKFLSYAKQVIEQADLLENQYKNDRSVKRIFSVASQHYAFVVNAFVDLVKLIDKDEYEFSLRELRTYEIIEDIRTRRSEIGILYLSHFNEDILKRTFESNGLRWEYLFSAKPHVFLSTHHPLALRSSLTLQDLKNYPRFTYDQGLNNSFYYAEELHAIEYAKKSIVVTDRATLFNLLVGLNGYTISSGIISKELNDDNITAVPLKSNEKMDMVYIYRADNPLSDIAKTYVDILTSSVKNYQPAPFDNTLGNNK from the coding sequence ATGACACTACAACAACTGCGCTATATTATTGCCGTGGCCCACACCGGTTCTATTCATACCGGTGCCCAACAACTTTTTATTACGCAGCCCACGCTATCTAAATCCATCATGGATTTGGAAAAGGAGATGGGCATCACCATTTTTTATCGTTCCAACCGCGGCGTCGCTTTAACCGATGAAGGCACAAAATTTCTCTCCTACGCCAAACAGGTCATTGAACAGGCGGATCTCTTGGAAAACCAGTACAAAAATGATCGGTCGGTGAAGCGAATCTTTTCTGTCGCATCCCAACACTACGCCTTTGTGGTGAATGCTTTTGTGGATCTGGTCAAGCTCATCGATAAAGATGAGTATGAGTTTTCTTTACGAGAGCTTCGCACCTACGAAATTATTGAAGATATTCGTACCCGTCGCAGTGAAATCGGCATCCTCTATCTGTCGCATTTCAATGAGGACATTTTAAAGCGAACCTTTGAATCCAACGGTCTGAGGTGGGAGTATCTGTTCTCCGCCAAACCTCACGTTTTCTTATCCACGCACCACCCTCTCGCCCTTCGCAGTTCCCTCACCTTACAGGATCTGAAAAACTATCCGCGCTTCACCTATGACCAGGGACTCAACAACTCCTTCTACTACGCTGAGGAACTTCACGCGATAGAGTATGCCAAAAAGTCCATCGTCGTGACTGACCGGGCGACGCTTTTCAATCTTTTGGTCGGCCTAAACGGCTATACCATCTCCTCCGGCATTATCTCGAAGGAACTGAACGACGACAACATCACCGCCGTGCCGTTAAAGAGCAATGAGAAGATGGACATGGTCTACATTTACCGCGCCGACAACCCTCTCTCGGATATTGCCAAAACTTATGTGGACATCCTGACAAGTTCCGTAAAAAACTACCAGCCTGCACCTTTCGATAACACATTGGGTAATAATAAATAA